Proteins encoded in a region of the Halococcus agarilyticus genome:
- a CDS encoding archease has product MSFELREHTADVAVAADGASLDAAFAAVADGLAAAMCEAIPRDGGEHFEVTAAAENREALLYEYLAELIYQRDVRSVLPVDNQTTIRHDDGAQGEDAWQLNASARGVPLETIDAREVKAVTYSEMAIERTADGWRAYVVFDV; this is encoded by the coding sequence GTGAGCTTCGAACTCCGCGAGCACACCGCCGACGTCGCGGTCGCCGCCGACGGTGCCAGCCTCGACGCGGCCTTCGCCGCGGTCGCCGACGGGCTGGCGGCGGCGATGTGCGAGGCGATCCCGCGGGACGGCGGCGAGCACTTCGAGGTGACTGCGGCGGCGGAAAACCGTGAGGCGCTGCTCTACGAGTATCTCGCCGAGCTCATCTACCAGCGCGACGTGCGGAGCGTCCTCCCGGTCGACAACCAGACGACGATCCGACACGACGACGGGGCGCAGGGGGAGGACGCCTGGCAGCTCAACGCGAGCGCGCGCGGCGTCCCGCTCGAAACGATCGACGCACGGGAGGTGAAGGCCGTGACGTACTCCGAGATGGCGATCGAGCGGACCGCCGACGGCTGGCGGGCCTACGTCGTCTTCGACGTCTAA